A DNA window from Hordeum vulgare subsp. vulgare chromosome 1H, MorexV3_pseudomolecules_assembly, whole genome shotgun sequence contains the following coding sequences:
- the LOC123424293 gene encoding glucose and ribitol dehydrogenase homolog, protein MSALLATPTRAQPFLLLLHRLRPNQLRPLPTTRALASFAASSPRAPPARRGTRAMASQKFPPQQQDCQPGKEHAMDPRPEAIIKNYKSANKLQGKVALVTGGDSGIGRAVCLCLALEGATVNFTYVKGHEDKDAEETLQALRDIKSRTGAGEPKALSGDLGYEENCRRVVEEVANAHGGRVDILVNNAAEQYVRPCITEITEQDLERVFRTNIFSYFLMTKFAVKHMGPGSSIINTTSVNAYKGNATLLDYTATKGAIVAFTRALSMQLAEKGIRVNGVAPGPIWTPLIPASFPEEKVKQFGSEVPMKRAGQPSEVAPSFVFLASEQDSSYISGQILHPNGGTIVNS, encoded by the exons ATGAGCGCACTCCTCGCAACACCCACCAGAGCCCagccgtttctccttcttcttcaccgtCTCCGACCGAATCAGCTGCGTCCCCTCCCCACCACCAGAGCGCTAGCTTCGTTCGCCGCGTCGTCGCCAAGAGCACCGCCCGCTCGCCGGGGGACCAGAGCAATGGCGTCGCAGAAGTTCCCGCCGCAGCAGCAGGACTGCCAGCCCGGCAAGGAGCACGCCATGGACCCCCGCCCCGAGGCCATCATCAAGAACTACAAGTCGGCCAACAAGCTCCAG GGCAAGGTGGCGCTGGTGACCGGCGGCGACTCGGGCATCGGGCGCGCGGTGTGCCTGTGCCTCGCGCTGGAGGGCGCGACGGTGAACTTCACGTACGTGAAGGGGCACGAGGACAAGGACGCGGAGGAGACCCTGCAGGCGCTCCGCGACATCAAGTCCCGCACCGGCGCCGGCGAGCCCAAGGCGCTCTCGGGCGACCTCGGGTACGAGGAGAACTGCCgcagggtggtggaggaggtggccaacGCGCACGGCGGCCGCGTGGACATCCTCGTGAACAACGCGGCCGAGCAGTACGTCCGCCCCTGCATCACCGAGATCACCGAGCAGGACCTGGAGCGCGTGTTCCGCACCAACATCTTCTCCTACTTCCTCATGACCAAGTTCGCCGTGAAGCACATGGGGCCCGGGTCCAGCATCATCAACACCACCTCCGTGAACGCGTACAAGGGCAACGCGACGCTGCTGGACTACACGGCCACCAAGGGCGCCATCGTGGCCTTCACCCGCGCGCTGTCGATGCAGCTGGCGGAGAAGGGGATCCGCGTCAACGGCGTGGCGCCGGGGCCCATCTGGACGCCCCTCATCCCGGCCTCCTTCCCGGAGGAGAAGGTGAAGCAGTTCGGGTCCGAGGTGCCCATGAAGCGCGCCGGGCAGCCCAGCGAGGTCGCGCCCAGCTTCGTCTTCCTTGCCAGCGAGCAGGACTCCTCctacatctccggccagatcctcCACCCCAACG GTGGTACCATCGTCAATAGCTAG